Proteins encoded in a region of the Mycolicibacterium chitae genome:
- the rapZ gene encoding RNase adapter RapZ, translating into MTDDTDEVVREADTGQIGADRETGIDVVLVTGLSGAGRGTAAKVLEDLGWYVADNLPPELIARMVELGLAAGSRITQLAVVMDSRSRGFTGNLDSVHHELAARGIVPRVLFLEASDEMLVRRYENNRRSHPMQGDLTLAEGIAAERSMLAPVRAAADLVIDTSRLSVRELREVIEGAFGTETAPVTSVTVESFGYKYGLPMDSDMVMDVRFLPNPHWVDELRPHTGQHPAVRDYVLAQPGAEHFLGTYHELLGLVVDGYRREGKRYMTVAIGCTGGKHRSVAMAEALAERLRKGEGLAVRVLHRDLGRE; encoded by the coding sequence ATGACTGACGATACAGACGAAGTGGTACGCGAGGCCGACACGGGACAGATCGGAGCGGACCGCGAAACCGGTATCGACGTGGTGCTGGTCACCGGCCTGTCCGGGGCCGGGCGCGGCACCGCGGCGAAGGTCCTCGAGGACCTCGGCTGGTACGTCGCCGACAACCTGCCGCCGGAATTGATCGCCCGGATGGTCGAGCTGGGTCTGGCTGCGGGCTCGCGCATCACCCAGCTCGCGGTGGTGATGGACTCGCGCTCGCGGGGCTTCACCGGCAACCTGGATTCGGTGCACCACGAGCTGGCCGCCCGCGGCATCGTCCCGCGCGTGCTGTTCCTCGAGGCCTCGGACGAGATGCTGGTCCGCCGCTATGAGAACAACCGGCGCAGCCACCCGATGCAGGGTGATCTGACGCTGGCCGAGGGGATCGCCGCCGAGCGATCGATGCTGGCGCCCGTGCGGGCCGCCGCCGACCTGGTGATCGACACCTCCCGGCTGTCGGTGCGGGAGCTGCGGGAGGTCATCGAGGGCGCGTTCGGGACGGAGACCGCTCCGGTCACGAGTGTCACCGTCGAGTCCTTTGGGTACAAGTACGGCTTGCCGATGGATTCCGACATGGTGATGGACGTGCGCTTCTTGCCGAACCCGCATTGGGTCGACGAGTTGCGTCCGCACACCGGCCAACACCCGGCGGTGCGCGACTACGTGCTGGCCCAACCCGGCGCCGAACACTTCCTGGGCACCTACCATGAACTGCTGGGGCTGGTGGTCGATGGCTACCGGCGGGAGGGCAAGCGATACATGACGGTGGCCATCGGCTGTACCGGGGGCAAGCACCGCAGCGTGGCGATGGCCGAGGCGCTGGCGGAGCGACTGCGCAAAGGTGAGGGCCTGGCGGTGCGGGTACTGCACCGGGATCTGGGGCGCGAATGA
- the gap gene encoding type I glyceraldehyde-3-phosphate dehydrogenase, whose amino-acid sequence MTIRVGVNGFGRIGRNFYRALAAQKALGQNTDIEIVAVNDLTDNASLAHLLKFDSILGRLPEDVSLEGEDTIVIGDTKIKALEVKEGPAALPWGDLGVDVVVESTGIFTARAKAQGHLDAGAKKVIISAPASDEDITIVLGVNDDKYDGSQNIISNASCTTNCLGPLAKVLNDEFGIVKGLMTTIHAYTQDQNLQDGPHKDLRRARAAAINIVPTSTGAAKAIGLVLPELKGKLDGYALRVPIPTGSVTDLTAELAKPGSVEDINAAMKAAADGPLKGILKYYDAPIVSSDIVTDPHSSLYDAGLTKVIDNQAKVVSWYDNEWGYSNRLVDLIALVGKSL is encoded by the coding sequence GTGACCATCCGGGTTGGCGTAAACGGCTTCGGCCGCATCGGCCGTAACTTCTACCGTGCGCTCGCGGCGCAGAAGGCGCTGGGCCAGAACACCGACATCGAGATCGTTGCCGTCAACGACCTCACCGACAACGCCAGCCTGGCGCACCTGCTGAAGTTCGACTCCATCCTGGGCCGGCTGCCCGAGGACGTCAGCCTCGAGGGCGAGGACACCATCGTCATCGGCGACACCAAGATCAAGGCGCTCGAGGTCAAAGAAGGGCCCGCGGCGCTGCCGTGGGGTGACCTCGGTGTCGACGTCGTCGTCGAGTCCACCGGTATCTTCACCGCCCGCGCCAAGGCTCAAGGCCACCTCGACGCCGGCGCCAAGAAGGTCATCATCTCCGCGCCGGCCAGCGACGAGGACATCACCATCGTGCTCGGCGTCAACGACGACAAGTACGACGGCAGCCAGAACATCATCTCCAACGCCTCGTGCACCACGAACTGCCTGGGCCCGCTGGCCAAGGTCCTCAACGACGAGTTCGGCATCGTCAAGGGCCTGATGACCACCATCCACGCCTACACCCAGGACCAGAACCTGCAGGACGGCCCGCACAAGGATCTGCGTCGCGCCCGCGCCGCCGCGATCAACATCGTGCCGACCTCCACCGGTGCGGCCAAGGCCATCGGCCTGGTCCTGCCCGAGCTCAAGGGCAAGCTCGACGGCTACGCGCTGCGGGTGCCGATCCCCACCGGCTCGGTCACCGACCTGACCGCCGAGCTGGCCAAGCCCGGCAGCGTCGAGGACATCAACGCCGCCATGAAGGCCGCCGCCGACGGACCGCTCAAGGGCATCCTCAAGTACTACGACGCGCCGATCGTCTCCAGCGACATCGTCACCGACCCGCACAGCTCGCTGTATGACGCAGGCCTCACCAAGGTGATCGACAATCAGGCCAAGGTGGTCTCCTGGTACGACAACGAGTGGGGTTACTCGAACCGTCTGGTCGACCTCATCGCACTGGTCGGCAAGTCGCTCTAA
- a CDS encoding phosphoglycerate kinase has translation MSVKTLDDLLAEGVSGRGVLVRSDLNVPLDDDGNISDPGRIIASLPTLRALVEAGAKVVVTAHLGRPKGEPDPKFSLAPVAKELGERLGRHVQLAGDVVGTDALARAEGLTDGDVLLLENIRFDPRETSKDEAERTALAKALIELVDTPGGPTPAFVSDGFGVVHRKQASVYDVAKLLPHFAGNLVATEVKVLQQLTESSDRPYAVVLGGSKVSDKLAVIENLATKADSLIIGGGMCFTFLAAQGFSVGSSLLQEEMVDTCRKLLADYGDVIHLPVDIVVAEKFAADSPPETVAADRIPDGKMGLDIGPESVKRFTTLLSNAKTVFWNGPMGVFEFPAFSAGTKGLAEAIIGATEKGGFSVVGGGDSAAAVRQLGLPEDGFSHISTGGGASLEYLEGKELPGISVLQN, from the coding sequence ATGAGCGTCAAGACACTCGATGATCTTCTGGCGGAGGGTGTTTCGGGTCGGGGCGTGCTCGTACGCTCCGATCTGAACGTCCCGCTGGACGACGACGGCAATATTTCGGACCCGGGGCGGATCATCGCCTCGCTGCCCACGCTGCGGGCGCTGGTCGAGGCCGGGGCCAAAGTGGTGGTGACCGCTCACCTCGGCCGACCCAAAGGGGAGCCGGACCCGAAGTTCTCGCTGGCCCCGGTGGCCAAGGAGCTCGGCGAGCGGCTCGGGCGCCATGTGCAACTCGCCGGCGACGTGGTGGGCACCGACGCGCTCGCCCGCGCCGAGGGGCTCACCGACGGCGACGTGCTGCTGCTGGAGAACATCCGCTTCGATCCGCGCGAGACCAGTAAGGACGAGGCCGAGCGCACCGCGCTGGCCAAGGCCCTGATCGAGCTCGTCGACACCCCCGGCGGGCCGACCCCGGCCTTCGTCTCCGACGGCTTCGGCGTGGTGCATCGCAAGCAGGCCTCGGTCTACGACGTCGCCAAGCTGCTCCCGCACTTCGCGGGCAACCTGGTGGCCACCGAGGTCAAGGTGCTGCAGCAGTTGACCGAATCCTCCGATCGCCCCTACGCCGTGGTGCTGGGCGGATCGAAGGTCTCGGACAAGCTGGCGGTCATCGAGAACCTGGCCACCAAAGCCGACAGTCTGATCATCGGCGGCGGCATGTGCTTCACTTTCCTTGCCGCCCAAGGCTTCTCGGTCGGTTCCTCGCTGCTGCAGGAGGAGATGGTCGACACCTGCCGCAAGTTGCTGGCGGACTACGGCGACGTGATCCACCTGCCGGTGGACATCGTGGTGGCCGAGAAGTTCGCCGCCGATTCCCCGCCGGAGACCGTGGCCGCCGACCGCATCCCGGACGGCAAGATGGGCCTCGACATCGGCCCGGAGTCCGTCAAGCGCTTCACCACCCTGCTGTCCAACGCCAAGACGGTGTTCTGGAACGGCCCGATGGGCGTCTTCGAGTTCCCGGCGTTCTCGGCGGGCACCAAGGGCCTCGCCGAGGCCATCATCGGGGCCACCGAAAAGGGTGGCTTCAGCGTGGTGGGCGGCGGCGACTCCGCCGCGGCGGTGCGCCAGCTCGGCCTGCCCGAGGACGGCTTCTCCCACATCTCCACCGGGGGCGGCGCGTCGTTGGAGTACCTCGAGGGCAAGGAACTGCCCGGCATCTCGGTCCTGCAGAACTGA
- the yvcK gene encoding uridine diphosphate-N-acetylglucosamine-binding protein YvcK yields the protein MTPQRIVALGGGHGLYATLSAARRLTPHVTAVVTVADDGGSSGRLRSELDIVPPGDLRMALAALASDSPHGRLWATIIQHRFGGNGALAGHPIGNLMLAGLNEVLADPVAALDEVGRILGVKGRVLPMCPIALQIEADVAGLESDPRMSRSIRGQVAIATTPGKVRRVRLLPGNPPATRQAVDAIMDADLVVLGPGSWFTSVIPHLLVPGLAAALRATTARRALVLNLADQPGETAGFSAERHLHVLAQHAPEFTVHDIVVDATRVAGEREREQLRRTAGVLDARVQFADVSRPGTPLHDPAKLASALEAVCRPGEMPTVPTTATVPTMAPGEPDGTRPNGPRGDDPWR from the coding sequence ATGACCCCGCAGCGCATCGTCGCGCTCGGCGGCGGCCACGGCCTCTACGCCACGCTGTCGGCGGCACGGCGGCTCACCCCGCACGTCACCGCGGTGGTGACGGTCGCCGACGACGGTGGATCCTCGGGGCGGCTGCGCAGCGAACTCGACATCGTGCCGCCCGGCGATCTGCGAATGGCCCTGGCCGCCTTGGCATCCGACAGTCCCCACGGGCGGTTGTGGGCGACCATCATCCAGCATCGGTTCGGCGGTAACGGCGCGCTGGCCGGGCATCCGATCGGCAACCTGATGCTGGCCGGTCTCAACGAGGTGCTGGCCGACCCGGTGGCCGCGCTCGACGAGGTGGGACGGATCCTCGGGGTCAAGGGCCGGGTGCTGCCGATGTGTCCCATCGCGCTGCAGATCGAGGCCGATGTGGCCGGCCTGGAGTCCGACCCCCGGATGAGCCGGTCGATCCGCGGGCAGGTGGCCATCGCCACGACCCCCGGCAAGGTCCGCCGCGTCCGGTTGCTGCCGGGCAACCCGCCGGCCACCCGCCAGGCCGTCGACGCGATCATGGACGCCGACCTGGTGGTGCTGGGCCCGGGTTCGTGGTTCACCAGCGTCATCCCGCATTTGCTGGTGCCGGGGTTGGCGGCCGCGCTGCGGGCGACCACCGCCCGTCGGGCGCTGGTGCTCAACCTCGCCGACCAACCCGGCGAAACCGCGGGCTTCTCGGCCGAACGGCACCTGCATGTGCTTGCTCAGCACGCTCCCGAGTTCACCGTGCACGACATCGTCGTGGACGCGACCAGGGTCGCCGGCGAGCGCGAACGCGAACAACTGCGCCGCACGGCCGGCGTCTTGGACGCCCGGGTACAGTTTGCTGACGTGTCTCGACCTGGTACCCCATTACATGACCCGGCAAAGCTGGCGTCGGCCCTGGAAGCGGTGTGCCGCCCGGGGGAGATGCCGACCGTACCCACGACGGCTACGGTGCCGACGATGGCTCCTGGCGAACCGGATGGAACGCGGCCCAATGGACCGAGAGGTGACGACCCGTGGCGATGA
- a CDS encoding DUF222 domain-containing protein, which produces MFDGSLPEPGALRACPDAGLIDAICGWSTAAAAAEGRRLAAVAEFVTRRCTDEHPDWACDDWDATAAEIAAALNISHGRATTLMNLAITLRERFPKVGALVLAGTITAHTAQLIADRTYLVFNPEAIATLDARIAEQAHTWGPLSDYKLIQSLDVLVDEIDPGAVRRAAGNARNRDITIADPDEQSGTTALWGRLLATDAAALDKRLTAMATAVCTGDPRTVAQRRADALGALGNNADHLACLCGSPDCPATADDGRATNVIVHVVAEHATLTTPADTEESLHGEEPKPDPAAPPSPGPDGPAPSGPRPKPALLVEGRGGIIPAPLLQDLIARGARVRPVPTPTAAEPRYRPSAALATFVRLRDLTCRFPGCPRPAFATDIDHTRPLPTRPHPPRQPRLLLPKTSPGQDFLARLARRTTARRHHRHHHPHRPHLPVQTRCRTAVPRLEHPHPRTTHRPRHSTAAAARRTRPDPENAAPHTNPRQSPRIPHQNRTRTQRRPRRRTHQTPTVLNELAGPPRVPVYGRPSRGRKLYRKLVLEFACATVKNGSEVPWEHA; this is translated from the coding sequence ATGTTCGATGGGTCGTTGCCGGAGCCTGGGGCGCTGCGCGCGTGTCCCGATGCCGGGTTGATCGACGCCATCTGCGGATGGTCGACCGCTGCGGCGGCCGCCGAAGGACGACGACTGGCCGCGGTCGCCGAATTCGTCACCCGCCGCTGCACCGACGAGCACCCCGACTGGGCCTGCGACGACTGGGACGCCACCGCCGCCGAGATCGCCGCCGCCTTAAACATCAGCCACGGGCGCGCCACCACCCTGATGAACCTGGCCATCACCCTGCGCGAACGCTTCCCCAAAGTCGGCGCCCTGGTCCTGGCCGGCACCATCACCGCCCACACCGCCCAACTCATCGCCGACCGCACCTACCTGGTCTTCAACCCCGAAGCCATCGCCACCCTCGATGCCCGCATCGCCGAACAAGCCCACACCTGGGGCCCACTGTCGGACTACAAACTCATCCAATCCCTCGACGTGCTCGTCGACGAGATCGACCCCGGCGCGGTCCGCCGCGCAGCCGGCAACGCCCGCAACCGCGACATCACCATCGCCGACCCCGACGAACAAAGCGGCACCACCGCCCTATGGGGACGGCTGCTGGCCACCGACGCCGCCGCCCTCGACAAACGCCTGACCGCCATGGCCACCGCCGTCTGCACCGGCGACCCCCGCACCGTGGCCCAACGCCGCGCCGATGCCCTCGGCGCCCTGGGCAACAACGCCGACCACCTCGCCTGCCTGTGCGGGTCCCCCGACTGCCCCGCCACCGCCGACGACGGCCGCGCCACCAACGTGATCGTCCACGTCGTCGCCGAACACGCCACCCTCACCACCCCGGCCGACACCGAGGAAAGCCTGCACGGCGAGGAACCCAAACCCGACCCTGCGGCCCCGCCCTCCCCGGGCCCGGACGGGCCGGCACCCTCGGGGCCGCGGCCCAAGCCGGCCCTGCTCGTCGAAGGCCGCGGCGGCATCATCCCCGCCCCGCTGCTCCAGGACCTGATCGCCCGCGGCGCCCGCGTGCGCCCCGTGCCCACCCCGACCGCGGCCGAACCCCGCTACCGGCCCTCGGCCGCGCTGGCCACCTTCGTGCGCCTGCGCGACCTGACCTGTCGGTTCCCCGGCTGCCCACGGCCGGCCTTCGCCACCGACATCGACCACACCCGCCCCCTACCCACACGGCCCCACCCACCCCGCCAACCTCGGCTGCTACTGCCGAAAACATCACCTGGCCAAGACTTTCTGGCCCGGCTGGCACGACGAACAACTGCCCGACGGCACCATCGTCATCACCACCCCCACCGGCCACACCTACCGGTCCAAACCCGGTGCCGCACTGCTGTTCCCCGACTGGAACACCCACACCCCCGCACCACCCACCGGCCCCGGCACTCAACCGCCGCCGCCGCAAGACGCACCCGGCCGGACCCTGAAAATGCCGCGCCGCACACAAACCCGCGCCAAAGCCCGCGAATACCGCATCAAAACCGAACGCGCACTCAACGACGCCCACGTCGCCGAACGCACCAAACCCCCACCGTTCTAAACGAACTGGCCGGGCCTCCGCGCGTACCGGTTTACGGCCGCCCGTCTCGAGGACGGAAGCTGTACCGAAAACTAGTCCTCGAGTTCGCGTGCGCAACTGTCAAGAACGGCTCGGAAGTTCCATGGGAACACGCGTGA
- the whiA gene encoding DNA-binding protein WhiA gives MTAEVKDELSRLVVNSVSARRAEVASLLRFAGGLHIVAGRVVVEAEVDLGIIARRLRKDIFDLYGYNAIVHVLSASGIRKNTRYVVRVAKDGEALARQTGLLDLRGRPVRGLPAQVVGGNVGDAEAAWRGAFLAHGSLTEPGRSSALEVSCPGPEAALALVGAARRLGVSAKAREVRGADRVVVRDGEAIGALLTRMGAQDTRLTWEERRMRREVRATANRLANFDDANLRRSARAAVAAAARVERALAILGDTVPDHLAAAGKLRVEHRQASLEELGRLADPPMTKDAVAGRIRRLLSMADRKAKQDGIPDTESAVTPELLEDA, from the coding sequence ATGACGGCTGAGGTGAAGGACGAACTGAGCCGACTGGTGGTTAATTCCGTCAGCGCGCGGCGCGCCGAGGTGGCGTCGCTGCTGCGGTTCGCCGGGGGACTGCACATCGTGGCCGGTCGCGTGGTGGTCGAGGCCGAGGTCGACCTGGGCATCATCGCCCGGCGGCTGCGCAAGGACATCTTCGATCTGTACGGCTACAACGCCATCGTGCACGTGCTCTCGGCCAGCGGTATCCGCAAGAACACCCGGTATGTCGTGCGGGTGGCCAAGGACGGCGAGGCGCTGGCCCGCCAGACCGGGCTGCTGGACCTGCGCGGCCGTCCCGTGCGGGGGCTCCCGGCCCAGGTGGTCGGCGGCAACGTCGGCGACGCCGAGGCAGCCTGGCGCGGCGCGTTTTTGGCGCACGGTTCGCTGACCGAACCGGGCCGCTCCTCGGCGCTGGAGGTCAGCTGCCCCGGGCCGGAGGCGGCGCTGGCGCTCGTCGGCGCGGCCCGGCGACTCGGCGTCAGCGCCAAGGCCCGCGAGGTCCGCGGCGCGGACCGGGTGGTGGTGCGCGACGGTGAGGCCATCGGCGCGCTGCTGACCCGGATGGGCGCCCAGGACACCCGGCTGACCTGGGAGGAGCGGCGCATGCGCCGCGAGGTCCGGGCCACCGCCAACCGGCTGGCCAACTTCGATGACGCCAACCTGCGCCGCTCGGCGCGGGCCGCGGTCGCCGCGGCCGCCCGGGTGGAACGCGCCCTGGCCATCCTCGGCGACACCGTGCCGGACCACCTTGCCGCCGCCGGAAAGCTCCGGGTCGAACACCGGCAGGCCTCACTCGAGGAACTCGGCCGCCTGGCCGATCCGCCGATGACGAAAGACGCTGTGGCCGGCCGTATTCGGCGGTTGCTGTCGATGGCCGACCGCAAGGCCAAGCAAGACGGGATCCCCGACACCGAGTCCGCGGTCACCCCGGAACTGCTCGAGGACGCCTGA
- a CDS encoding PH domain-containing protein, whose translation MVDKPVWDAELRPRLTPIFAVVAAVIIALAHIVVGFLLKIGSSGVIFQTADQVAIGILGVVIGCVVLLFTRPRLRIGPQGLAVRNLLGEKLISWSDVEGVSFHTGARWARVDLPDYEYHPVMAIQAVDKARAVEAMDTVRALMDKYQVGR comes from the coding sequence TTGGTCGACAAGCCCGTCTGGGACGCCGAGCTGCGTCCGAGGCTGACGCCGATCTTCGCGGTGGTCGCGGCGGTCATCATCGCCCTGGCGCACATCGTGGTCGGTTTCCTGTTGAAGATCGGTTCCAGCGGGGTGATCTTCCAGACCGCCGACCAGGTGGCCATCGGGATCCTCGGCGTGGTCATCGGCTGCGTGGTGCTGCTGTTCACCCGCCCCCGGCTGCGCATCGGTCCGCAGGGACTGGCGGTACGGAATTTGCTGGGCGAGAAGCTGATCAGCTGGTCCGACGTCGAAGGTGTCTCGTTTCACACCGGTGCGCGGTGGGCCCGCGTCGACCTGCCCGACTACGAATACCACCCGGTGATGGCGATCCAGGCGGTGGACAAGGCCCGCGCCGTCGAGGCCATGGACACCGTGCGCGCGCTGATGGACAAGTATCAGGTCGGCCGGTAG
- a CDS encoding SRPBCC family protein, producing MIGASPERVFSWLADPANLVAAPLILRARWASDSQEPGVGAIREAAAVGIWLREEITAYDPPRSYSYRIIRSIPVLNHEGGSLRFTPADGGTRVSWDTTYTHPLMSGGKVLEAVTSRVFPWNFRAVLDSCARELED from the coding sequence ATGATCGGGGCGTCTCCGGAACGCGTCTTCTCCTGGCTTGCAGACCCCGCCAATTTGGTCGCCGCACCGCTGATTCTCAGAGCCCGGTGGGCGTCGGATTCACAGGAGCCCGGTGTCGGCGCTATTCGAGAAGCTGCGGCTGTCGGTATATGGCTTCGTGAGGAAATCACCGCATACGACCCGCCGCGAAGTTACTCATATCGGATCATCCGTTCCATTCCGGTGCTCAACCATGAGGGTGGAAGCTTGAGATTCACTCCGGCTGATGGCGGCACACGGGTCAGTTGGGACACAACGTACACCCACCCCTTGATGTCGGGTGGAAAAGTGCTGGAGGCGGTCACTTCACGCGTGTTCCCATGGAACTTCCGAGCCGTTCTTGACAGTTGCGCACGCGAACTCGAGGACTAG
- the ribH gene encoding 6,7-dimethyl-8-ribityllumazine synthase, whose product MSGGAGIPDMPELDAADVSLAIVVSTWHTAICDALLDGALRVAKAAGVAEPTVVRVLGAIEIPVVAQELARRHDAVVALGVVIRGQTPHFDYVCDAVTQGLTRVSLDEATPVANGVLTTDTEEQALDRAGLPGSAEDKGEQAAAAALSTALTLRDLRAAR is encoded by the coding sequence GTGAGCGGCGGTGCGGGCATCCCGGATATGCCCGAACTCGACGCCGCCGACGTGTCCCTGGCCATCGTCGTGAGCACCTGGCACACCGCGATCTGTGATGCGCTGCTCGACGGCGCGCTGCGGGTCGCGAAGGCCGCCGGTGTCGCCGAACCCACCGTGGTGCGAGTGCTGGGCGCCATCGAAATCCCGGTGGTGGCCCAGGAGTTGGCCCGCCGGCACGACGCGGTGGTGGCCCTCGGCGTGGTGATCCGCGGCCAGACACCACATTTCGACTACGTCTGCGATGCGGTGACCCAAGGCCTGACCCGGGTCTCGCTGGACGAGGCCACCCCGGTGGCCAACGGCGTACTGACCACCGACACCGAGGAGCAGGCGCTCGACCGCGCGGGGCTGCCGGGATCGGCCGAGGACAAGGGCGAACAGGCGGCCGCGGCCGCCCTGAGCACCGCGCTGACCCTGCGGGATCTGCGCGCGGCCAGGTGA
- the uvrC gene encoding excinuclease ABC subunit UvrC: MPDPSTYRPAPGSIPVEPGVYRFSDQHGRVIYVGKAKSLRSRLTSYFADVASLHPRTRQMVTTAAKVEWTVVNTEVEALQLEYNWIKEFDPRFNVRYRDDKSYPVLAVTLNEEFPRLFVYRGPRRKGVRYFGPYSHAWAIRETVDLLTRVFPARTCSAGVFKRHSQIGRPCLLGYIDKCSAPCVGRVSAEEHRKIVQDFCDFLSGRTDRFARELEQRMTAAAEELDFERAARLRDDLSALRRALEKQAVVFGDGTDADVVAFADDELEAAVQVFHVRGGRVRGQRGWIVEKSSEPGDLVETVQEQLVEQFLTQFYGEQAELGSASDGGGDEATNPVPREVLVPCLPGDAEQVAEWLSRLRGSKVALRVPRRGDKKALAETVRRNAVEALQQHKLKRAGDFNARSAALQSIQEALGLAEAPLRIECVDISHVQGTDVVASLVVFEDGLPRKSDYRHYSIKEAAGDGRSDDVASIAEVTRRRFWRHLQDTKNPEEFAPEGKSRKFAYPPNLYVVDGGAPQVNAAAAVLEDLGITDVAVVGLAKRLEEIWVPGEPDPVIMPRTSEGLYLLQRVRDEAHRFAITFHRSKRSKRMTASALDSIPGLGEHRRKALVTHFGSVARLKQASVDEITSVPGIGVATATAVLDALGVRADSEVSTPTEAAVGDDGIAERTSR, encoded by the coding sequence GTGCCTGATCCGTCGACCTACCGCCCCGCCCCGGGATCCATCCCGGTCGAGCCCGGCGTCTACCGGTTCTCCGATCAGCACGGCCGGGTCATCTACGTCGGCAAGGCCAAGAGCCTGCGCAGCCGCCTCACGTCGTACTTCGCCGATGTCGCGAGTCTGCACCCGCGCACCCGGCAGATGGTCACCACCGCCGCCAAGGTGGAGTGGACCGTCGTCAACACCGAGGTCGAAGCGCTGCAGCTCGAGTACAACTGGATCAAGGAATTCGATCCGCGCTTCAACGTCCGCTACCGCGACGACAAGTCCTACCCGGTGCTGGCCGTCACGCTCAACGAGGAATTCCCCCGGCTGTTCGTCTACCGCGGGCCGCGGCGCAAGGGGGTGCGCTACTTCGGGCCGTACTCGCACGCCTGGGCCATCCGCGAGACCGTCGACCTGCTCACCCGGGTGTTCCCGGCGCGCACCTGCTCGGCGGGAGTGTTCAAGCGACACAGCCAGATCGGGCGACCGTGCCTGCTCGGCTACATCGACAAGTGTTCGGCGCCGTGTGTGGGACGGGTCAGCGCGGAGGAGCATCGCAAGATCGTCCAGGACTTCTGCGACTTCCTGTCCGGCAGGACCGACCGGTTCGCGCGCGAGCTCGAACAGCGGATGACCGCCGCGGCCGAGGAGCTCGATTTCGAGCGGGCCGCCCGACTGCGCGACGATCTCTCGGCGCTGCGCCGCGCCCTGGAGAAGCAGGCCGTGGTGTTCGGCGACGGGACCGACGCCGACGTCGTGGCGTTCGCCGACGACGAACTCGAGGCCGCCGTGCAGGTCTTCCATGTTCGCGGCGGGCGGGTGCGCGGTCAGCGCGGCTGGATCGTCGAGAAATCCAGTGAGCCGGGCGATCTGGTGGAGACCGTGCAGGAGCAGCTGGTCGAACAGTTCCTCACTCAGTTCTACGGTGAACAGGCCGAGTTGGGCAGCGCCAGCGACGGCGGCGGCGACGAGGCGACCAACCCGGTACCGCGCGAGGTGCTGGTGCCGTGCCTGCCCGGTGACGCCGAGCAGGTCGCCGAGTGGCTGTCGCGGTTGCGGGGCTCGAAGGTGGCGCTGCGGGTGCCGCGGCGCGGCGACAAGAAGGCTCTGGCGGAGACCGTGCGCCGCAACGCCGTCGAGGCGCTGCAGCAGCACAAGCTCAAGCGGGCCGGCGACTTCAACGCGAGATCGGCTGCCCTGCAGAGTATCCAGGAGGCGCTCGGGCTGGCCGAGGCGCCGTTGCGCATCGAATGCGTGGACATCAGCCACGTGCAGGGCACCGACGTGGTGGCCTCGCTGGTGGTGTTCGAGGACGGGTTGCCGCGCAAGTCCGACTACCGGCACTACAGCATCAAGGAAGCCGCCGGCGATGGCCGCTCCGACGACGTGGCCTCCATCGCCGAGGTCACCCGGCGCCGGTTCTGGCGGCATCTGCAGGACACCAAGAACCCCGAAGAGTTTGCCCCGGAAGGAAAGTCGCGCAAGTTCGCCTACCCGCCCAACCTCTACGTGGTGGACGGCGGTGCGCCCCAGGTGAATGCGGCCGCGGCGGTGCTCGAGGACCTGGGCATCACCGACGTCGCCGTCGTCGGCCTGGCCAAGCGGCTCGAGGAGATCTGGGTGCCCGGCGAACCGGACCCGGTGATCATGCCGCGCACCAGCGAGGGCCTGTACCTGTTGCAGCGGGTCCGCGACGAGGCGCACCGCTTTGCCATCACCTTCCACCGCAGCAAACGCTCGAAGCGGATGACGGCCTCGGCGCTGGACTCCATTCCCGGCCTGGGGGAGCATCGGCGCAAGGCGCTGGTGACCCACTTCGGCTCGGTGGCCCGACTCAAGCAGGCCTCGGTCGACGAGATCACCTCGGTGCCCGGGATCGGGGTGGCCACCGCCACCGCGGTGCTCGACGCGCTGGGGGTGCGAGCCGATTCCGAGGTATCCACACCAACAGAGGCCGCGGTGGGCGATGATGGCATCGCTGAACGGACATCGAGATGA